A section of the Rhodospirillaceae bacterium genome encodes:
- a CDS encoding acetyl-CoA C-acetyltransferase, which produces MTDVIIASAARTPIGAFSGAFATVPAADLGRVAIEAAMERSNVAGADVDDVIMGQVLTADTGQNPARQAAMSAGVPKEKTALTINQVCGSGLRAVAMAGQAIQAGDAEIVVAGGQESMSQSPHAAHMRAGTKMGDVAFTDTMIRDGLWDAFNGYHMGTTAENVAEQWQITRDDQDAFAAASQAKAAAAQVSGKFADEIAPVVVPNRKGDVTVDTDEYPRHGTTTETLAKLRPAFSKDGTVTAGNASGINDGAAALVLMSREQAESRHVEPLGRIVSWATTGVDPALMGSGPIPASRKALEKAGWSIDDVDLVESNEAFAAQSCAVAKDLGFDMDKVNVNGGAIALGHPIGASGARILTTLLYEMKRRDAKKGLATLCIGGGMGIAMCVARD; this is translated from the coding sequence ATGACGGACGTCATCATTGCCAGCGCCGCCCGCACCCCGATCGGCGCCTTCAGCGGCGCCTTCGCCACGGTGCCGGCCGCCGATCTCGGCAGGGTCGCCATCGAAGCGGCCATGGAACGGTCGAACGTCGCCGGCGCGGATGTCGACGACGTGATCATGGGGCAGGTTCTGACCGCCGATACCGGCCAGAACCCGGCCCGGCAGGCCGCCATGTCCGCCGGCGTGCCGAAGGAAAAGACCGCGCTGACCATCAACCAGGTGTGCGGCTCGGGCCTGCGCGCGGTCGCGATGGCCGGTCAGGCGATCCAGGCGGGCGACGCGGAGATCGTCGTGGCCGGCGGGCAGGAGAGCATGAGCCAGTCGCCCCACGCCGCCCATATGCGGGCCGGCACCAAGATGGGCGACGTCGCCTTTACCGACACCATGATCAGGGACGGCCTGTGGGACGCCTTCAACGGCTACCACATGGGCACCACGGCGGAAAATGTCGCCGAGCAATGGCAGATCACCCGCGACGACCAGGACGCGTTTGCCGCCGCCAGCCAGGCCAAGGCGGCAGCGGCACAGGTATCCGGCAAGTTCGCCGACGAGATCGCGCCCGTCGTGGTGCCGAACCGCAAGGGCGACGTCACGGTCGATACCGACGAGTATCCCCGCCATGGCACCACCACGGAAACGCTCGCCAAGCTGCGTCCGGCCTTTTCGAAGGACGGCACGGTGACGGCGGGCAATGCCTCGGGCATCAACGACGGCGCGGCAGCGCTCGTCCTGATGTCGCGCGAGCAGGCGGAGAGTCGCCACGTCGAGCCGCTGGGCCGCATTGTGTCCTGGGCGACGACCGGCGTCGATCCGGCGCTGATGGGCTCCGGCCCGATCCCGGCAAGCCGCAAGGCGCTGGAAAAGGCCGGCTGGAGCATCGACGATGTCGACCTGGTCGAATCGAATGAGGCTTTCGCGGCGCAGTCCTGCGCGGTTGCCAAGGATCTCGGTTTCGACATGGACAAGGTGAACGTCAACGGTGGCGCGATCGCGCTCGGCCATCCGATCGGCGCGTCCGGCGCGCGCATCCTGACCACGCTGCTTTACGAAATGAAGCGGCGCGATGCCAAAAAGGGCCTTGCCACACTGTGCATCGGCGGCGGCATGGGCATCGCCATGTGCGTGGCGCGCGACTGA
- a CDS encoding alpha/beta fold hydrolase, with protein sequence MDSDRIGLNRRMSPRPFGLHLWMATVASTSCLSGLTGLRNGWPGWNGPEAERLRSRFAHHDDSAVAAAVGRASAEAFSGFLAGIAAYRNHPYRRAVPEPPVVASYGTARLLDYSARGRTAGPPFLLVPSLVNRGYVLDLMPGVSLARFLSENGAPVYLLEWNAPDAEESGFDLSRLIGERLLPALDDVIERAGRPALIGYCMGGLLVLGAARRRMVDLAGLAVLATPWDFHAERPEQARALAHFAGSWLPVLEALGQFPVDGLQALFAANDPMVAFRKFRAFARMDPDSDAARRFVALEDWLNDGIPLPLPIARQTLQEWYGENLTAAGRWTVDGRTIRPEEIDLPTLALIPDKDRIVPQESALALARLLPQAEIRIARAGHIGMMAGRRAERETWRPLLAWQQSLAA encoded by the coding sequence ATGGACTCCGACCGAATCGGCCTCAATCGCCGGATGTCGCCCCGCCCCTTCGGCCTGCATCTCTGGATGGCGACGGTCGCTTCGACGAGCTGCTTGAGCGGCTTGACCGGATTGAGGAACGGCTGGCCCGGCTGGAACGGTCCTGAGGCAGAACGGCTCCGCAGCCGCTTCGCGCACCATGACGACTCCGCCGTTGCAGCCGCAGTTGGCAGGGCATCGGCAGAGGCGTTCAGCGGTTTCCTGGCGGGCATCGCCGCCTATCGCAACCATCCTTACCGCCGCGCCGTGCCGGAGCCGCCCGTTGTCGCAAGCTACGGTACGGCGCGTCTGCTCGACTATTCGGCGCGCGGCAGGACCGCCGGGCCGCCGTTCCTGCTGGTTCCGTCGCTGGTGAACCGCGGCTATGTGCTGGATCTCATGCCTGGCGTGTCGCTTGCCCGGTTCCTTTCGGAGAACGGTGCGCCGGTCTATCTGTTGGAGTGGAACGCGCCCGATGCAGAAGAGAGCGGGTTCGATCTTTCCCGGCTGATCGGCGAACGGCTATTACCGGCGCTTGACGACGTCATCGAGCGGGCAGGCCGGCCGGCTCTGATCGGTTACTGCATGGGCGGACTGCTCGTGCTGGGCGCCGCCCGGCGACGCATGGTGGACCTCGCCGGCCTCGCGGTCTTGGCGACGCCGTGGGATTTTCACGCCGAACGGCCCGAGCAAGCGCGGGCATTGGCGCATTTCGCCGGGAGCTGGCTGCCGGTCCTCGAAGCGCTCGGACAGTTTCCGGTCGACGGATTGCAGGCCCTGTTTGCCGCCAACGACCCGATGGTGGCCTTCCGGAAGTTCCGGGCCTTCGCCCGCATGGATCCGGACTCCGACGCGGCGCGGCGCTTCGTTGCGCTCGAGGACTGGTTGAACGACGGCATACCGCTTCCGTTGCCGATTGCGCGTCAGACTCTGCAGGAGTGGTACGGCGAAAATCTCACGGCCGCCGGCCGATGGACCGTCGACGGCCGGACGATACGGCCCGAGGAGATCGACCTGCCGACTCTCGCCCTCATCCCGGACAAGGACCGGATCGTGCCGCAGGAATCGGCCCTGGCCCTGGCCCGCCTGCTGCCGCAAGCCGAGATCCGCATCGCCCGGGCCGGCCATATCGGCATGATGGCCGGCCGCCGCGCGGAGCGCGAAACCTGGCGGCCGCTGCTGGCATGGCAGCAATCCCTGGCCGCGTAG
- the phaR gene encoding polyhydroxyalkanoate synthesis repressor PhaR — MPSRKQPGDDGQVVIKKYANRRLYNTATSSYVTLDDLSGMVRNDIDFVVYDAKTGDDITRSVLTQIIVEEEAKGQNLLPIRFLRQLIGMYGDSLQDLVPKYLEHSMESFIDNQEQMREYMTQAFDGMFPFGSLEDLSQQNMEMMKQALAMFNPYQATGGAGREDRKPASAAGDPFALMQAQIDALQEQMQALAGLNRKK, encoded by the coding sequence ATGCCCAGCAGGAAACAGCCGGGGGACGACGGCCAGGTCGTCATCAAGAAATACGCCAACCGCCGTCTCTACAACACGGCGACCAGCAGCTACGTCACCCTGGACGACCTGAGCGGCATGGTCCGCAACGACATCGATTTCGTGGTCTACGACGCGAAGACCGGCGACGACATCACGCGCTCGGTCCTGACCCAGATCATCGTCGAAGAGGAGGCCAAGGGGCAGAACCTCCTGCCTATCCGTTTCCTCAGGCAGCTGATCGGCATGTATGGCGATTCGCTTCAGGACCTCGTGCCCAAGTACCTCGAGCACAGCATGGAAAGCTTCATCGACAACCAGGAGCAGATGCGCGAATACATGACCCAGGCCTTCGACGGCATGTTCCCGTTCGGCTCGCTGGAAGACCTGAGCCAGCAGAACATGGAAATGATGAAGCAGGCGCTGGCGATGTTCAATCCGTACCAGGCGACCGGCGGGGCCGGGCGCGAGGATCGCAAACCGGCATCCGCAGCAGGCGACCCCTTTGCCCTGATGCAGGCGCAGATCGATGCCTTGCAGGAACAGATGCAGGCGCTGGCCGGCCTGAACCGGAAAAAATAG
- a CDS encoding acyl--CoA ligase, with the protein MDKPETILDLLRAGAAGAPAIGGEQGDSFTYEGLRALSGRTAARLADCGIGRGGRVAIVLPNGPEMAAAFVALASCATTAPLNPAYRSEEFRFYLSDLRADALIVERDMESPARGIAAELSLPVIELMPDAAGPAGAFTLAGTGGKSAADTSAPGPDDIALILHTSGTTSRPKIVPLTQRNICTSARNIAETLALKPADRCLNVMPLFHIHGLIGAVLASLAAGASVWCAPGFNALRFFGWMTEAAPSWYSAVPTMHQAILSRAGRNRAAIAEAALRFIRSSSSSLPPQVMAVLEETFGCPVIESYGMTEAAHQMASNPLPPAGRKPGTVGVAAGPEIAVLDGANRPVHAGTIGEVCIRGANVTPGYEANPEANAEAFAGGWFHTGDQGTLDGDGYLTITGRLKEIINRGGEKISPREVDEVLLDHPTVAQAVTFALPHDKLGEEVAAAVVPAGDSGVDERTLRDFAAQRLADFKVPRRIVVLEEIPKGATGKVQRIGLHEKLANFL; encoded by the coding sequence ATGGACAAGCCGGAAACGATTCTGGACCTGCTGCGAGCCGGCGCCGCCGGGGCGCCCGCGATCGGCGGCGAACAGGGCGACAGCTTCACCTATGAAGGATTGCGCGCGCTCTCCGGCAGGACCGCAGCACGCCTCGCCGATTGCGGAATCGGTCGCGGCGGCCGGGTCGCCATCGTGCTGCCCAACGGCCCGGAGATGGCGGCGGCTTTCGTTGCCCTGGCGAGTTGCGCCACCACCGCGCCGCTCAACCCGGCCTACCGGTCCGAGGAATTCCGCTTCTATCTGAGCGATCTGCGCGCCGACGCCCTGATTGTCGAACGGGATATGGAAAGCCCGGCGCGCGGGATTGCGGCCGAACTGTCACTGCCGGTGATCGAGCTGATGCCCGATGCCGCCGGACCGGCCGGCGCGTTTACCCTTGCCGGGACCGGGGGCAAATCGGCCGCCGACACTTCGGCGCCGGGTCCCGACGATATCGCGCTCATCCTCCATACCTCCGGCACCACCTCGCGGCCGAAGATCGTCCCGCTGACCCAGCGCAATATCTGCACCTCGGCCCGCAACATCGCGGAGACCCTGGCACTGAAACCTGCCGATCGATGCCTGAATGTCATGCCGCTGTTCCACATCCACGGCCTGATCGGCGCCGTGCTGGCGAGCCTTGCCGCCGGCGCGTCGGTCTGGTGCGCGCCGGGGTTCAATGCATTGCGTTTCTTCGGCTGGATGACGGAGGCCGCACCAAGCTGGTACAGTGCCGTCCCCACCATGCACCAGGCCATCCTGTCCCGCGCCGGCCGCAACAGGGCCGCGATAGCCGAAGCCGCCCTGCGCTTCATCCGTTCGTCATCCTCCTCCCTGCCGCCGCAGGTCATGGCCGTGCTGGAGGAAACGTTCGGCTGCCCGGTGATCGAAAGCTACGGCATGACCGAAGCGGCGCATCAGATGGCCTCGAACCCCCTGCCGCCCGCCGGGCGCAAGCCGGGCACCGTGGGCGTCGCGGCCGGGCCGGAGATCGCGGTGCTCGACGGCGCGAACCGGCCGGTGCATGCCGGAACCATCGGCGAAGTCTGCATCCGCGGCGCCAATGTCACGCCGGGCTACGAGGCGAACCCGGAGGCCAATGCGGAAGCCTTTGCCGGCGGCTGGTTTCACACCGGCGACCAGGGGACGCTCGACGGCGACGGCTATCTGACCATCACCGGGCGCCTCAAGGAAATCATCAACCGGGGTGGCGAGAAGATCTCGCCGCGCGAGGTCGACGAGGTGCTGCTCGATCACCCCACGGTCGCGCAGGCCGTCACCTTCGCCCTGCCCCACGACAAGCTGGGCGAGGAAGTTGCCGCTGCCGTTGTGCCGGCCGGCGACAGCGGCGTTGACGAGCGCACCCTGCGGGACTTCGCGGCCCAGAGGCTGGCCGACTTCAAGGTGCCGCGCCGCATCGTCGTGCTCGAGGAAATTCCCAAGGGTGCGACCGGGAAGGTCCAGCGCATCGGCCTGCACGAGAAACTGGCAAACTTTCTATGA
- a CDS encoding 2-dehydropantoate 2-reductase, producing MKIAIYGAGAIGGYLGCELARAGTDVTMIARNRTLAAIRENGITLHIDGETRIGRPAATEDTAKAGPQDAVIVAVKANAAPVIATQIAPMLGPETAVVTATNGVPWWYFHEHGGALAGTRLEAVDPGGVQWQSIGPERAIGCVVYPAAEAIGPGVIRHISLNRFSLGEPGGGKSDRILRLAGALKSAGFSAPVRPRIRDEIWLKLWGNLSFNPVSVLTGATLGQMAGDPLVRPVIAAMMTEAQTVGEALGVSFGVTCDKRIDGAGKVGAHRTSMLQDLDAGRKMEIDALVCAVQELARLVRIETPAIDAVAGLVKMRAQVDGLYP from the coding sequence ATGAAGATCGCGATCTACGGCGCGGGCGCCATCGGCGGCTATCTGGGATGCGAACTGGCGCGCGCCGGGACCGACGTCACGATGATCGCCCGGAACCGGACCCTGGCGGCGATCCGCGAGAACGGCATTACGCTGCATATCGACGGCGAAACGCGGATCGGCCGGCCGGCGGCGACCGAAGATACCGCCAAGGCAGGCCCGCAGGATGCCGTGATCGTTGCCGTCAAGGCCAACGCAGCGCCGGTCATTGCAACGCAGATAGCCCCGATGCTGGGGCCGGAGACTGCCGTCGTCACCGCGACCAACGGCGTGCCCTGGTGGTATTTTCACGAGCATGGCGGCGCGCTCGCCGGCACACGCCTCGAAGCCGTCGATCCGGGCGGCGTCCAGTGGCAATCGATCGGCCCGGAACGGGCGATCGGCTGCGTCGTCTATCCGGCGGCGGAAGCGATCGGGCCCGGCGTGATCCGCCATATTTCGCTCAACCGCTTCTCGCTGGGCGAACCCGGCGGCGGCAAGTCCGACCGGATCCTGCGATTGGCCGGGGCGCTGAAATCCGCCGGCTTTTCTGCGCCGGTCCGGCCGCGCATCCGCGACGAAATCTGGCTGAAGCTCTGGGGCAATCTGAGCTTCAACCCGGTGAGCGTGCTTACCGGCGCCACCCTGGGGCAAATGGCCGGCGATCCTCTGGTCCGCCCGGTGATCGCCGCCATGATGACCGAAGCGCAGACCGTGGGCGAGGCGCTGGGCGTGTCGTTCGGAGTCACTTGCGACAAGCGGATTGACGGGGCCGGCAAGGTCGGCGCCCATCGCACCTCCATGTTGCAGGATCTCGACGCCGGCCGGAAAATGGAGATCGACGCGCTGGTCTGCGCGGTGCAGGAGCTGGCGCGGCTGGTCCGGATCGAGACGCCGGCGATCGATGCCGTGGCCGGGCTGGTCAAAATGCGAGCGCAGGTCGATGGACTGTATCCTTAG
- a CDS encoding DUF1289 domain-containing protein: protein MTVKSPCLLVCELDRTTGWCFGCGRSGEEVENWLAYSDGRRDAVMAALPERLVALGLPPEGDQRMAEDKARAQKGVARRQNRRRKRRA from the coding sequence GTGACCGTCAAGTCGCCCTGTCTCCTGGTATGCGAACTCGACCGGACGACCGGCTGGTGCTTCGGCTGCGGGCGCAGCGGCGAAGAGGTGGAGAACTGGCTGGCCTATTCGGACGGGCGGCGCGACGCCGTGATGGCCGCCCTGCCGGAGCGCCTCGTCGCCCTGGGCCTGCCGCCCGAAGGCGACCAGCGGATGGCCGAAGACAAGGCCCGCGCCCAGAAGGGCGTCGCCCGCCGGCAGAACAGGCGGCGCAAGCGGCGGGCGTGA
- a CDS encoding type II toxin-antitoxin system VapC family toxin: MVVDTSVVISILKGEPDSAGFFTAIIAAETALIGAPNLLEASMVFVSRTDGDLRDIEAFCSGLGVRVVPFGPEEYRHAARAFRLYGKGRHPARLNFGDCMAYAVSKATGEPLLFKGADFAKTDVTRHPASAFE, encoded by the coding sequence GTGGTCGTCGATACTTCTGTTGTCATCTCCATCCTGAAGGGCGAGCCTGATTCGGCAGGTTTCTTTACGGCGATTATAGCGGCGGAAACGGCGCTGATCGGCGCTCCGAACCTTTTGGAAGCATCGATGGTATTCGTCAGCCGGACCGATGGCGATTTGCGCGATATCGAAGCGTTTTGCAGCGGTCTGGGCGTTCGTGTCGTCCCGTTCGGCCCGGAGGAGTACCGACATGCTGCGCGGGCGTTCCGCCTTTACGGCAAGGGGCGGCATCCGGCGCGGCTGAATTTCGGCGATTGCATGGCCTACGCAGTGAGCAAGGCGACCGGGGAGCCTTTGCTGTTCAAGGGCGCCGATTTTGCGAAGACCGATGTGACCCGGCACCCGGCTTCCGCCTTCGAATAG
- a CDS encoding type II toxin-antitoxin system VapB family antitoxin, translating into MPLNIDDPEIDRLARELAEATGESIDAAVKTAIEQRLTRECSAEYEGKRKLEAAREIVARTSALRWKDSGKSAREMVEELYDENGLPK; encoded by the coding sequence ATGCCGCTCAATATCGACGACCCGGAAATCGATCGGCTGGCGCGCGAATTGGCCGAGGCGACCGGCGAAAGCATCGACGCTGCCGTGAAGACGGCGATCGAACAGCGGCTGACCCGGGAATGTTCGGCTGAGTATGAAGGCAAGCGCAAGCTGGAGGCGGCCCGGGAGATCGTCGCGCGGACCTCGGCGCTGCGGTGGAAAGATTCCGGAAAGTCGGCCAGAGAGATGGTCGAAGAACTGTACGACGAGAACGGATTACCCAAGTAA
- a CDS encoding bifunctional salicylyl-CoA 5-hydroxylase/oxidoreductase — protein MKINCLGGGPGSLYFAILMKKSFPDAQIAIYEQNRHDDTFGFGVVFSDRTMEGFREADAPTHEAITRSFEHWDDIDIHIKGQVLKSTGHGFAGMSRVKMLLLMQDRCRELGIDMHFEERIDDPEALRDCDLLYAADGVNSVARDRWADRFRPQLDFRPNRFVWLGSDFNFPAFTFHFIENGHGLWRTHCYRYVQDMSTLIIECTDETFANTGLEVTDEDATVAYVADLLRPYIGNAGIIRNRSHWRQFPNISCENWSFDNVVLAGDAVHTAHFSIGSGTKLAMEDSIALHGAILETGGIDKGLMQYEETYRPQVESLQRSAKVSQRWFEETERYYDTLEPIQFGFSLLTRSLRISHGNLRLRDADYVESVDRWFAAGAANRSGVNLPDGPPPPPMFTPFRLRDMVLDNRIVVSPMCQYSAEDGMPDDWHLVHLGSRAMGGAGLVIAEMTNVSREGRISPGCTGIYSDDHVAGWKRITDYVHRYTQAKIGLQLGHSGRKGSTTLLWEGFDEPLPEGNWPIMAASPLPYKPHSQVPREMDRADMDRVVEEYRQATMRAERAGFDMLEVHMAHGYLLNNFVSPLTNIRTDEYGGSLENRMRFPLEVFRAVRGAWPEEKPISVRISAHDWKAGGTTPPDAVEAAGLLYAAGADIIDASSGQVVSDEEPEYGRLFQTPFAERIRLELDRPTMAVGAISSYEDANSILAGGRADLCVIARAHLYDPYWTRHAAYEMGQIGYGKVEWPPQYDTLNRGYIWRFDSAEK, from the coding sequence ATGAAGATCAACTGCCTCGGCGGCGGGCCGGGAAGCCTGTATTTCGCGATCCTGATGAAGAAATCCTTTCCGGATGCGCAGATCGCGATCTACGAGCAGAACCGCCACGACGACACTTTCGGCTTCGGCGTCGTCTTCTCCGACCGGACGATGGAAGGGTTCCGCGAGGCCGACGCGCCGACCCACGAGGCGATCACCCGGTCGTTCGAGCACTGGGACGATATCGACATCCACATCAAGGGCCAGGTGCTGAAATCCACCGGCCACGGCTTCGCCGGCATGTCCCGGGTCAAGATGCTGCTGCTGATGCAGGACCGCTGCCGGGAACTCGGCATCGACATGCACTTCGAGGAGCGGATCGACGATCCGGAAGCCCTGCGGGATTGCGACCTGCTCTATGCCGCTGACGGCGTCAACTCGGTCGCCCGCGACCGCTGGGCGGACCGGTTCCGGCCGCAACTCGATTTCCGGCCCAACCGCTTCGTCTGGCTGGGCTCCGATTTCAACTTCCCGGCCTTCACCTTTCATTTCATCGAAAACGGGCACGGCCTCTGGCGGACGCACTGCTATCGCTACGTCCAGGACATGTCGACGCTGATCATCGAGTGCACCGACGAGACCTTCGCCAACACCGGGCTGGAGGTCACCGACGAGGATGCCACGGTCGCCTACGTTGCCGACCTGCTCCGTCCCTATATCGGCAATGCCGGGATCATCAGGAACCGGTCGCACTGGCGGCAGTTTCCCAACATCTCCTGCGAGAACTGGTCGTTCGACAACGTCGTGCTGGCGGGCGATGCGGTGCACACGGCCCACTTTTCCATCGGCTCGGGCACCAAGCTGGCGATGGAAGACTCGATCGCCCTGCACGGCGCGATCCTCGAAACCGGCGGGATTGACAAGGGCCTTATGCAGTATGAGGAAACCTACCGGCCGCAGGTCGAGAGCCTGCAGCGCTCGGCGAAGGTTTCCCAGCGCTGGTTCGAGGAAACCGAGCGCTATTACGACACTCTGGAGCCGATCCAGTTCGGCTTTTCGCTGCTGACCCGGAGCCTGCGCATCAGCCACGGCAACCTGCGCCTGCGCGACGCCGACTATGTCGAGAGCGTCGACAGATGGTTCGCCGCCGGCGCGGCCAACCGGTCGGGTGTCAATCTGCCGGACGGCCCGCCGCCGCCGCCCATGTTCACGCCGTTCCGGTTGCGCGACATGGTGCTGGACAACCGGATCGTCGTTTCGCCCATGTGCCAGTATTCCGCCGAGGACGGCATGCCCGACGACTGGCACCTCGTCCATCTCGGCAGCCGCGCCATGGGCGGAGCGGGTCTGGTCATTGCGGAAATGACCAACGTCAGCCGAGAGGGGCGGATCAGCCCCGGCTGCACGGGCATCTACAGCGACGACCATGTCGCCGGCTGGAAGCGGATCACGGATTACGTCCACCGCTATACGCAGGCGAAGATCGGCCTGCAGCTCGGCCATTCGGGCCGCAAGGGCTCGACGACCCTGCTGTGGGAAGGATTCGACGAGCCGCTGCCGGAAGGCAACTGGCCGATCATGGCGGCCTCGCCGCTGCCCTACAAGCCGCACAGCCAGGTGCCCAGGGAGATGGACCGGGCGGATATGGACCGGGTGGTCGAGGAGTATCGCCAGGCGACCATGCGCGCCGAACGGGCGGGCTTCGACATGCTCGAAGTCCATATGGCGCACGGCTATCTGCTCAACAACTTCGTCTCGCCACTGACCAACATCCGGACCGACGAATACGGCGGCAGCCTGGAAAACCGGATGCGCTTCCCGCTTGAGGTTTTCCGTGCGGTGCGGGGTGCCTGGCCGGAGGAGAAACCGATCTCCGTGCGGATTTCGGCGCACGACTGGAAGGCCGGCGGCACGACGCCCCCGGATGCCGTGGAGGCCGCCGGCCTGCTCTATGCGGCAGGCGCCGACATCATCGACGCCTCCTCGGGGCAGGTGGTGTCCGACGAGGAGCCGGAATACGGCCGGCTGTTCCAGACTCCGTTCGCCGAGCGCATCCGCCTGGAGCTTGACCGGCCCACCATGGCGGTCGGCGCGATCAGCTCCTACGAAGACGCCAATTCCATCCTGGCCGGCGGACGGGCCGACCTCTGCGTGATCGCCCGGGCCCATCTGTACGACCCTTACTGGACGCGCCACGCGGCCTACGAGATGGGCCAGATCGGCTACGGCAAGGTGGAATGGCCGCCGCAATACGACACGCTGAACCGCGGCTATATCTGGCGTTTCGATTCGGCGGAAAAATGA
- a CDS encoding GIY-YIG nuclease family protein, with translation MGVKYWEWTGGKRAVLHHLKKAVGQYGRRNSFIYVGKTVNPENRWRQHRRNGWNEMVVIYVSSSDGNVSFVETELINYLRNDCRANVSVENEREGGGGRLPDPWSRQHVYVLLA, from the coding sequence ATGGGAGTAAAGTATTGGGAATGGACCGGAGGCAAACGCGCTGTTCTGCATCATCTGAAGAAAGCAGTTGGTCAGTACGGGCGACGAAATTCGTTCATCTATGTCGGCAAAACGGTAAATCCCGAAAATCGATGGCGACAACATCGGCGAAATGGATGGAACGAGATGGTGGTCATCTACGTTTCGTCCAGTGACGGGAACGTTTCCTTTGTTGAAACAGAACTTATCAATTATCTCCGCAATGATTGCAGGGCGAATGTCTCGGTGGAGAATGAACGAGAAGGCGGTGGCGGTCGGCTGCCAGATCCTTGGTCAAGGCAGCATGTATATGTGTTGCTTGCCTGA